A window from Pseudomonas sp. MRSN 12121 encodes these proteins:
- a CDS encoding VWA domain-containing protein has protein sequence MFEFAWPWIFVLLPLPWLLRVLLPAADSGEPALKVSFLDDLEGLARRRARANLPAWRQQTPFLLLWLLLLLAAARPQWLGEPLPVAASGRDLLVAVDVSGSMDFPDMQWQDEDVSRLDLVQHLLGDFLESREGDRVGLILFGSKAYLQAPLTFDRHTVRVWLDEAKIGIAGKNTAIGDAIGLALKRLRQRPAQSRVLILVTDGANNGGEIDPLTAARLAAEEGVKIYPIGIGADPEQNGSLGFLGINPSLDLDEPALKAIAEVTGGRYFRARDGQELQAIKDTLDQLEPVTQQPTQARPAQALYSWPLAAALLLSLLLVVRERWPDHPLQRFFSRERLLQPLPHWRERLKRLRLRRRR, from the coding sequence ATGTTTGAGTTCGCCTGGCCGTGGATCTTCGTCCTGCTGCCGCTGCCCTGGCTGCTGCGGGTGCTGCTGCCGGCGGCCGACAGCGGCGAGCCGGCGCTCAAGGTCAGCTTCCTCGATGACCTGGAAGGCCTGGCCCGGCGGCGCGCCCGGGCCAACCTGCCGGCCTGGCGCCAGCAGACGCCGTTCCTGCTGCTGTGGCTGTTGCTGCTGCTCGCCGCCGCTCGCCCGCAATGGCTGGGCGAACCGCTGCCGGTGGCTGCCAGCGGCCGCGACCTGCTGGTGGCGGTGGACGTCTCCGGCTCCATGGACTTCCCCGACATGCAGTGGCAGGACGAGGACGTCAGCCGCCTGGACCTGGTCCAGCACCTGCTCGGCGACTTCCTGGAAAGCCGCGAAGGCGACCGGGTCGGCCTGATCCTGTTCGGCAGCAAGGCCTACCTGCAGGCGCCGCTGACCTTCGACCGCCACACGGTGCGCGTGTGGCTGGACGAAGCGAAGATCGGCATCGCCGGCAAGAACACCGCCATCGGCGACGCCATCGGCCTGGCGCTCAAGCGCCTGCGCCAGCGCCCGGCGCAGAGCCGGGTGCTGATCCTGGTCACCGACGGCGCCAACAACGGTGGCGAGATCGACCCGCTGACCGCCGCCCGCCTGGCCGCCGAAGAAGGCGTGAAGATCTACCCGATCGGCATCGGTGCCGACCCGGAGCAAAACGGCAGCCTGGGCTTTCTCGGCATCAACCCGAGCCTGGACCTGGACGAGCCGGCCCTCAAGGCCATCGCCGAGGTCACCGGCGGGCGTTATTTCCGCGCCCGCGACGGCCAGGAACTGCAAGCGATCAAGGACACCCTCGACCAACTGGAACCGGTGACCCAGCAGCCGACCCAGGCGCGCCCGGCGCAGGCCCTGTACAGCTGGCCGCTGGCCGCAGCGCTGCTGCTGAGCCTGCTGCTGGTGGTGCGCGAACGCTGGCCGGACCATCCATTGCAACGCTTCTTCAGCCGCGAGCGCTTGCTGCAACCCTTGCCCCACTGGCGCGAACGGC